From Verrucomicrobia bacterium S94, the proteins below share one genomic window:
- a CDS encoding tyrosine--tRNA ligase has product MNIEEQVDFLTARSVDFVSRDELKKKLEKCAAEGRGLRVKYGADPSAPDIHLGHVVGLNKLREFQDAGHTVVFIIGDFTGMIGDPSGKSATRPALSREQVAKNAESYKEQVFKILDPEKTEVRFNSEWLGEMKFEDVIRLTAHVTVAQMLARDDFSKRYAENRPISLVEFLYPLVQAYDSVMIEADIELGGTDQLFNLLLGRELQKVMGQEPQCVMTLPLIEGLDGVQKMSKSLNNYVGVDEEPRDMYGKLMSVPDDLMWKYFEYILCWPAEKVAATKAGVESGELHPRAVKDMLGQSVVARFIGEAEGKAAAEEFTRVFAQKELPDDIPEVVVPAEEIGLLSLMVQAGLCKSNGEARRLVKQGAVKINDEKVTDERARIIPEDGMIIRSGKRGFAQVKIG; this is encoded by the coding sequence ATGAATATTGAAGAGCAAGTTGATTTCCTGACGGCGCGGTCGGTGGACTTTGTCAGCCGCGATGAGTTGAAAAAGAAACTCGAAAAATGCGCCGCCGAAGGCCGAGGCCTGCGGGTGAAATACGGGGCCGATCCGTCCGCACCGGACATTCATCTCGGTCATGTGGTGGGGCTGAATAAACTGCGCGAATTCCAGGACGCCGGCCATACTGTTGTTTTTATCATAGGCGACTTTACCGGAATGATCGGTGATCCGTCCGGAAAATCGGCGACCCGCCCGGCTCTTTCCAGAGAGCAGGTGGCGAAAAATGCCGAGAGTTATAAGGAACAGGTCTTTAAAATCCTTGATCCGGAAAAAACCGAGGTCCGCTTTAATTCGGAATGGCTCGGCGAAATGAAATTTGAAGATGTAATCCGGCTGACCGCCCATGTGACGGTGGCCCAGATGCTGGCACGCGATGATTTTTCCAAGCGCTATGCGGAAAACCGTCCGATTTCGCTGGTGGAATTCCTTTATCCGCTGGTGCAGGCCTATGATTCTGTGATGATCGAAGCCGACATTGAACTCGGCGGAACCGATCAGCTCTTTAATCTGCTGCTCGGCCGGGAACTGCAGAAGGTGATGGGTCAGGAACCGCAGTGTGTGATGACGTTACCGCTGATCGAAGGGCTCGACGGTGTGCAGAAGATGTCGAAATCGCTCAATAATTATGTAGGTGTCGATGAAGAGCCGCGGGACATGTACGGTAAGCTGATGAGTGTACCGGACGATCTGATGTGGAAATATTTTGAATACATCCTGTGCTGGCCGGCTGAAAAAGTGGCGGCAACCAAAGCGGGGGTGGAAAGCGGAGAGCTGCATCCGCGTGCGGTGAAGGATATGCTCGGACAGAGTGTGGTGGCACGTTTTATCGGCGAAGCGGAAGGGAAAGCTGCCGCCGAGGAATTTACGCGTGTTTTTGCGCAGAAGGAACTGCCGGACGATATTCCGGAAGTCGTGGTTCCGGCGGAGGAAATCGGGCTGCTCAGTCTGATGGTGCAGGCCGGGCTCTGTAAAAGTAATGGCGAAGCGCGCCGTCTGGTTAAGCAGGGGGCGGTAAAAATTAACGACGAAAAAGTAACAGACGAACGCGCTCGGATTATCCCGGAAGACGGAATGATTATCCGTTCCGGCAAGCGCGGTTTTGCTCAGGTGAAAATTGGATAG
- a CDS encoding 2-hydroxyacid dehydrogenase produces MKIAFFSTKSYDRKFFDLCNADYGHEIVYFETRLVRETVRLAEGFECVCVFVNDRVDASVLIALAAQGTRLVALRCAGFNNVDINSAKELGVTVMRVPAYSPYAVAEHTVGLMLALNRKIYWANSRIKEGNFSLDGLLGFDMRRRTVGLIGTGKIGERVASVLSGFGCRIIAYDKVENPVCREQFGVEYVGLDELFRTSDIISLHCPLFKETMHLINGETIAMMKKGVMIINTSRGALIDAKAAIEGLKSEKIGYLGIDVYEEEEDLFFEDKTFEIRTDDVFARLTTFPNVVITGHQAYFTQEAVTAISKTTLENITAYENGGELINVVNPD; encoded by the coding sequence ATGAAGATCGCATTTTTCAGTACAAAATCCTACGACAGGAAATTTTTTGATCTATGTAACGCGGATTACGGCCATGAGATCGTCTATTTCGAAACCCGTCTCGTCCGGGAAACGGTCAGACTTGCTGAAGGTTTTGAATGTGTCTGCGTTTTTGTGAATGACCGTGTGGATGCCTCGGTGCTGATTGCGTTGGCGGCGCAGGGAACCCGTCTGGTGGCGCTGCGCTGTGCCGGGTTTAATAATGTCGACATCAACAGTGCGAAGGAGCTGGGTGTAACTGTTATGCGTGTTCCGGCCTATTCGCCGTATGCTGTGGCGGAGCACACCGTTGGGCTGATGCTGGCGCTGAACCGTAAAATCTACTGGGCTAATTCGCGGATCAAAGAAGGTAATTTTTCGTTGGACGGACTTTTGGGGTTTGATATGCGCCGTCGCACAGTGGGCCTGATCGGAACCGGAAAGATCGGGGAGCGCGTGGCGAGTGTGCTTTCGGGGTTCGGTTGTCGTATTATTGCTTACGACAAGGTCGAAAATCCGGTCTGCAGAGAACAGTTCGGGGTGGAATATGTCGGCCTTGATGAGCTTTTCCGCACCTCGGACATCATTTCGCTGCACTGCCCGCTCTTCAAAGAAACCATGCATCTGATCAACGGCGAGACCATCGCTATGATGAAAAAAGGGGTTATGATTATCAATACCAGCCGTGGCGCACTGATTGATGCCAAGGCGGCGATCGAGGGGTTGAAAAGTGAAAAAATCGGTTATCTGGGTATTGATGTTTATGAAGAGGAGGAGGATCTCTTTTTCGAGGATAAAACCTTTGAAATCCGCACTGATGATGTATTTGCGCGCCTTACAACTTTCCCGAATGTGGTGATTACCGGCCACCAGGCGTATTTTACGCAGGAAGCAGTTACCGCCATTTCGAAGACCACACTCGAAAATATCACGGCTTACGAAAACGGCGGCGAGCTGATCAATGTTGTAAATCCGGACTGA
- a CDS encoding YebC/PmpR family DNA-binding transcriptional regulator, producing MAGHSKWANIKHKKAAADAARGKIFSKIAKEIIVAAAAGGGNVDDNIQLRALVQKAKSVSMPKDNIERAIKKGTGELEGGALEEGSYECYAAGGIAVVVKVLTDNKNRSASEVRHAFTKAGTELAPPGSVSRMFQRKGQIFIDKDKTDEDTLMDVALEAGAEDLKTDGDQFEVITEPNDFDNVSDAITKAGIEMAESEITMIPDLVTEVTDVEQAKKIMNFIEALEALDDVQDVYSNFDISDEIAAQLEAE from the coding sequence ATGGCGGGTCATAGTAAATGGGCGAACATTAAGCATAAAAAAGCGGCGGCGGATGCGGCGCGCGGAAAAATTTTCAGTAAAATCGCCAAAGAGATTATCGTGGCAGCGGCCGCGGGCGGCGGAAATGTGGACGACAATATTCAGTTGCGTGCTCTGGTGCAGAAAGCCAAAAGCGTTTCTATGCCGAAGGACAACATTGAACGTGCCATTAAAAAGGGTACCGGTGAGCTCGAAGGCGGTGCGCTGGAAGAGGGGTCCTACGAATGCTATGCGGCCGGCGGAATTGCTGTGGTGGTGAAAGTGCTGACCGATAATAAAAACCGGTCGGCATCTGAAGTGCGCCATGCTTTTACTAAAGCCGGAACGGAACTGGCTCCGCCGGGATCGGTCAGCCGTATGTTCCAGCGCAAGGGACAGATCTTTATTGATAAGGATAAAACGGACGAAGATACGCTGATGGATGTGGCGCTCGAAGCCGGAGCGGAAGATCTGAAAACCGATGGTGATCAGTTTGAAGTGATCACGGAGCCTAATGATTTTGATAATGTGTCCGATGCGATCACCAAAGCGGGCATCGAAATGGCGGAATCTGAAATCACAATGATTCCGGATCTTGTGACGGAAGTGACCGATGTGGAGCAGGCCAAGAAGATCATGAACTTTATTGAGGCGCTGGAAGCCCTTGATGATGTTCAGGATGTTTATTCCAACTTCGATATTTCCGACGAAATTGCGGCACAGCTCGAAGCGGAATAA
- the rpsA gene encoding 30S ribosomal protein S1 has protein sequence MEAMYDETLKNFTEGSIVPGKILSVIDGDVLIDIGYKSEGIVPVQEFKDLDEDPVGQETEVFLEQLEDKDGMIVISKRRAEQQRAWDYVVNECEEGSIVEGTIKNIVKGGFIVDVGVDAFLPGSQLDVTPVRNPDEHMGKTYQFRILKINLERKNIVVSRRELIEESRRESRRKILAEIQVGQVRPGVVKNITDFGAFVDLDGIDGLLHVTDMTWGRINHPSELLKVGDELNVMILDIDLEKERISLGLKQTMDNPWEEIEARYPIGGRVHGKVVNLAPYGAFVELEEGVEGLVHVSEMSWTKRIQRAADVLNVGDEVDAVVLAVSTEDKKISLGMRQTEENPWEVVAGKYPIGSLVEGKVRNFTSYGAFVELEEGVDGMIHVSDMSWTRKVNHPSEVLKKGEEVQTVVLEIDSTNQRISLGLKQAQDDPWAGIVDRYPIGAKVSGIVTKISSFGAFVEIEEGIDGLVHISQISDDHVEKVKDVLNVGDTIEARVVKVDPVEHRIGLSVKAAKVKDDEFEVQEDMLEGLQSGEELVDLGSAFDNAFGDALEEWHPGDKK, from the coding sequence ATGGAAGCAATGTACGACGAAACGCTGAAAAACTTCACAGAAGGTTCGATCGTACCCGGAAAAATCCTGAGCGTAATTGACGGCGATGTACTCATTGACATCGGATACAAATCCGAAGGTATCGTTCCGGTTCAGGAATTCAAGGATCTCGACGAAGATCCGGTTGGTCAGGAAACAGAAGTTTTCCTTGAGCAACTCGAAGACAAAGACGGCATGATCGTCATTTCCAAACGCCGTGCGGAACAGCAGCGTGCATGGGACTATGTCGTTAACGAATGCGAAGAAGGCAGCATCGTTGAAGGTACCATTAAAAACATCGTTAAAGGCGGCTTCATTGTTGATGTCGGTGTGGATGCGTTCCTTCCGGGCTCCCAGCTCGATGTCACCCCGGTTCGTAATCCCGACGAACACATGGGTAAAACCTACCAGTTCCGCATCCTCAAGATTAACCTTGAGCGTAAAAACATTGTTGTATCCCGTCGTGAACTCATCGAAGAGTCCCGTCGCGAGTCCCGCCGTAAGATTCTGGCCGAGATTCAGGTTGGTCAGGTGCGTCCGGGTGTGGTCAAAAATATCACCGACTTCGGGGCCTTTGTTGACCTCGACGGTATTGACGGTCTGCTCCACGTCACCGACATGACCTGGGGCCGTATCAACCATCCGTCCGAACTGCTGAAAGTCGGCGACGAGCTGAATGTGATGATTCTCGATATTGACCTCGAGAAAGAACGCATCAGCCTCGGCCTCAAGCAGACCATGGACAATCCGTGGGAAGAAATTGAAGCCCGCTACCCGATCGGCGGCCGTGTACACGGTAAAGTGGTCAACCTCGCTCCGTACGGTGCGTTCGTTGAACTTGAAGAGGGTGTTGAAGGTCTCGTTCACGTTTCTGAAATGTCCTGGACCAAACGCATCCAGCGTGCGGCGGATGTACTGAACGTCGGCGATGAAGTGGATGCGGTTGTTCTGGCGGTTTCTACGGAAGACAAGAAGATCTCTCTCGGCATGCGTCAGACCGAAGAAAACCCGTGGGAAGTGGTTGCCGGCAAATACCCGATCGGTTCGCTGGTTGAAGGTAAAGTCCGTAACTTTACCTCATACGGTGCATTTGTTGAGCTCGAAGAAGGTGTTGACGGCATGATCCATGTGTCCGACATGTCCTGGACACGCAAGGTCAACCATCCGTCTGAAGTCCTCAAGAAGGGCGAAGAAGTTCAGACCGTGGTTCTCGAAATCGATTCCACCAATCAGCGTATCAGCCTCGGCCTCAAACAGGCTCAGGACGATCCGTGGGCCGGTATTGTTGACCGCTACCCGATCGGTGCGAAAGTCAGCGGAATCGTTACAAAGATCTCGTCCTTCGGCGCCTTCGTTGAAATCGAAGAAGGTATCGACGGCCTGGTACATATCAGCCAGATCTCCGATGATCACGTGGAGAAGGTTAAAGATGTTCTGAATGTCGGCGACACCATTGAAGCCCGCGTGGTTAAAGTGGATCCGGTTGAACACCGCATCGGCCTGAGTGTTAAAGCCGCCAAGGTTAAAGATGACGAATTCGAAGTTCAGGAAGACATGCTCGAAGGACTGCAGTCCGGCGAAGAGCTGGTTGACCTCGGCTCCGCGTTTGATAACGCCTTCGGTGATGCCCTCGAAGAGTGGCACCCCGGTGACAAGAAATAA